Sequence from the Nymphaea colorata isolate Beijing-Zhang1983 chromosome 9, ASM883128v2, whole genome shotgun sequence genome:
CCATGCGTTTTCCTCTGATCGGTAGTGCAATGCTCTTGTCGTTATTCTTGCTCTTCAAGTTCCTGTCCAAGGACTTGGTGAATGCTGTCCTCACTCTATATTTCTTTGTGCTTGGAATCATCGCACTTTCGTATGTTTTTTCATGCCTTTATACTTGTGGGATTATAGATGTGCTATCGTTTTTATGTAAGTGCCGAATCCAAAATTCTAATGGTTGTTTTGTTATTATTCCTTCCAGCGCAACCCTGTTACCTTCAATTAAGCGATTTCTCCCAAATCATTGGAATGACAACGCCATTTGTTGGCATCTGCCATATTTTCACTGTATGGTTCTTTTCTTGTTATTTGGAAATTAAGTGTGTTATGCTTGGTATATTCCTtcatatagttatatattttaaattgcttgtttttactttaatatttttaacttcTAATTGTATTTTCCTCCCTTATTGACGTTTTGTATGCCAAATGCATAgtttcatatatgcatatgtttgtGTTTATGTGTATATCTGTGGTGCATATAATTAGCTCAACTAGTTTCTATTCTATTGGTTGAACCACCTTCAAAAGGAATGTTATCTTTGAGAATGTGGTGCAATGCACTTAGTTTTCTGTCCTGTTTGACAAGCTgcaaatgatttttaaaaagcTACAGGTTTTCATGGAGCATAAACTTTTTGGGGGTTGTACATTTGTTATCTATTTCTAACATGATTTATGAATGAAACTTTTTTGACACACTGCTTATTCGGTGTTTTACTTTGGCAGCTGTAGAGGTGGAGTTTACGAGATCTCAAATTGTTGCATCCATTCCTGGAACCTTCTTTTGTGCATGGTATGCCTCAAAGAAGCATTGGTTAGCCAACAATGTTTTGGGGCTTGCATTCTGCATTCAGGTAGGCTTTCTCCCCCATTTGAAAGGAGAATCCACCTGGCAGGTGGTTTGAATTTGTCGTCACATTCTTTAGTTGAGTAGTCTTGCTTCATTCTAATCAAGGTGCATGCTGGCGATTTGTCATAAatatatctctttttttttttgtaaaatatctctttttttttcttcttttttttccttttttttcgtGGATATTGTTTCCTCATTGTCGCATCAAATGGTGTTCAGCATGCATTGTGTAATCTGTATGATGATCATTCTTTCGCATGATGGTCACCTTGATGCCATATAATGAAAAGAGTATGTTTTTACATTGCAACAGCATGTTGCAAGTTCTGGTGCTTAGTAAAAAGGTCATTTTGGGTGTGGATATAtggtgagagagggagagggtttTGAAGTCCAATGCTGAATGCTcttgagaaaattgaaaattcatGGTAGCTGTTTGCATTTGACAGTCATCTTTGTATATCTGGAAGACTGGAACTGTTGCAAGTTGCAACTGATGTTTGAGAAGGGTCGCCCTACATTATACTAGTTTTGAAATGGtggttttatatttaaatttccTAAAGCAAAATTGAGGTTCCAATAACCATCGAGCATAAGTAGATAACAGAATTTGTTTATGCCAATAAAGGTTGTTTAGTCATGCTTGTGTTTACAAGTGATTACCATTAATGGTCTACCATTACTTGAGTCAAGATGTGCACGGAAACATTTATCTACTTGTGTGCATGATACCAGTCCACAATGTGCGGCTTGGACCTGGTCTCATGAAAAAAAGGTGGTGAGgcaattcatttttttgcacCTTTTGCTTCAGTGGCATGTCTGTACTTAGCAACTGATGGCATATTGGCAATTTATCAGTTCTGTTCCTTTCTTTCTGTGGTTTACTTGGAGTGCTGAGTAACTCTGGAGAAGATTGTTTTGGGCTCCTTATCTACAAAaggtaatatttttatttgcttgAGGATTCATTTAACCAATTCTTTTAATTTTGCAGGGTATTGAGATGCTGTCTCTTGGATCGTTTATGATTGGTTGTATTCTTCTGGTTAGTGGAAATTGTAATGAATTGTCAGTGATGTAATGTCATTGTGATACATGAACTCAGTTTCTGTGGTTGAAGTCTGTCTTTTATGTTTCTACATTCTTGATAAATGCACTTGTCAATGAAAAACTGTTACTTGTTTTGTTAATCCATTGTCAACAGCAACCACAGTATTCTTCATCTATGAGTGAGGGAATCAACTGAGTTACAGTTGCCTGCAATTTCTCATtcttattgaagttgttggCTGATTTACAAAACATTAGATACCTGAGCATTCTAGGATGACTTCTATATCAGTATTTGTTCCACATAGGTGCTTTATGAGTTTATGTTATTACCGTTAGTGTTTAGGTCTCCTTTTTGGCAGCAGTTTTTGTTTCGGTTGGGTGCTCTCTTTGCATGCAGAGAGTGTGTGTAATTATTCCCTTGGGCGTTAGTGCAGACACATGATATTGTGCTGGATCACTGGTTGCTCAAAGGCTGTCTAAGCATGTTCATACCATGCTTTtgttgaaatagaaaaatagaaatcaTGTTCTGTAGTAGTTAGAGTTTATAACCTAATCAATGCCAGAAGAGTTAACCTTAAGATCTTTCCTTGTAGTCTGGATTGTTCGTGTATGATATCTTTTGGGTTTTCTTCACACCAGTGATGGTTAGTGTGGCAAAATCTTTTGATGCCCCTATAAAGGTGAggtttctctctttccttctgtTATATTTACGTTTAATTTTTGCATAATGCTGACCGTTTTGTGTTATCTCATTTGCCTAATTTTCCTTCTACCTGTCTGCAGCTTTTATTTCCTACATCAGATGCTGCACGACCTTACTCAATGCTTGGGCTTGGGGATATTGTTATCCCAGGTTCATTCAATTTCTCTGTCATTTATCATGCTTggaaaaaatttatgtaaaataTTACTTGAATTTGCTGGAGTATATTATTCTTGTTCACGACTGTTGTATGTCCTAAGTCAGTTCTTTCAATTTGATGGCTGTGCGgctcattttttgtcattggaTTTGCCCTCTATCTGACTTCGTTGTCAGTTAGATTTTGGGTGTTAAGGTCATGCTCATGCTTTCATAGTCAATAATTTTAGCAAAACAATTAAACACTTGTTTCCTGTTTGCTCCTGACAGACTGGAGATTGTACCTTTTCTTGAACAAAAGAGATATGTCTATGTTAGAAATCGGGTATGGGATCATAGGTCAGGTCCATTGGACTGACCCGGCAACATCTATAAATGGGGTCGACAAACCAGAAAGGGGATTATCGCAAGAGTAGTGGATGTTTCCCTCTGGGAGGAGAGCCCTCTAGGATTAGGGTagatgtgtgtgcatgtgttcCTCAAGGTTGTCTTTAAGGGGCTGTGCTTGTTAGCAATGGCTAACAGTCTACTACTAAGGTCTCTGACATTCATTAACTTGGATTTTCATGTATTCATCTTGTGCTGCATCGGAATTAAACCTAAGATGATACAGATCCATTACGTTAATCATATACTGTACTGGAAAAGGAAACTGGCTAATAACATTTTTTGTAGCAATGAGTAGTCCCCCAATTTGGTTGAATTTgcatcttatcttgtgtttctTGTTGGACTGAATTGACAAACGACCAAGTATATTCCATTGTGTTTCTGCAACATAATTCCTGCTTCTGAAACTTatgcatgttttgcatgtgCACTCCTGAAATCCATGCATGTGTCCTTGTACATTATTGCAGGCCATgtggttcttcattttttttcttagcaGCAGATTCAATTCATGTCACATCTTGCCTTGGATTTCTTGTTGTACCCTAAGTCGCACTAGTACGTGTTTTCTGCCCAAGTACCCGTGCTAGTATGAGATACGGCGACACTGGTACGTGGGTACagatatattttaaaacttaaaaatttatattttcaaacttaatttttgctttagtttttatttttaccttctattttattttctttccaccaagattctatattttcctctcatttttcttgatttttgagaacttttgtggattattatatatctaatatatatatatttacatatacacCATACCATACACCCGTACCTAGACTTTCTAACTctctgtacccgtacccgccTCACCGTATCCAAACCAGTACCCATACCCCTGTGACTTAGGTTGTGCCTAATAAAATAATGATTCTATATGGGACTGTAACTGGGTTCCGTTCTATCCTAAATATGGCTGATGTGATTTGAAATAACACATGTTGCCATGGATaaccttttaatttttagtcaatCTTGAGGCTGCCGTGTTGACTGATAGGTTCTCCGTGATGCTGAATGAAAGTAGTCTTCATATTGAGACTGCAGCTATTTATTAGTCTGAATGCTTGCTGCAGGTTTGCTGATTTCTTGAGTTCCTATGGTTCTTGTTACTTGAGTATTTGAATTTAGATATCCACTTGTTTTGCTGAATCTATAATTCTAGTGTTATTGTACACCAACAATGAATTGACGATGGAGCATGtttactttcaagtttcaaaccaTGTGGAAACTAAGCTGCCATGTCCAAATAGAACCCAGTAAGGCATGGAATCTTCACTTCAGCAATTCCACATGGTATTTTTTTGAATGGTCTAATTATTGAAGTTGTTAAAGAAATGTTGTGAACATCCTTGAACATTTGTTTAGATAAAGTTTGACTTGAGGATGTTTGGGTGTTGAATTTCACCCCAGGGGATGTCAACGATTATTAATTCCTGTATCGTTCTTCTTATTTGGTAAACTTTTGCCTGTACGTCATTCttattgaatttaaaattgttttacTATCAACAGGTATTTTTGTTGCACTGGCCTTGCGGTTTGACATGTCAAGAGGAAAAGACAAGCGATATTTTATTAGTTCGTTCATCGGTTACACTGTTGGTTTAACTCTAACTATTATTGTAATGAATTGGTTCCAGGCAGCTCAGGTATGTTGCTAATTTCTTGTTTACTTTTTGGTGTTGCTTTAGTGTCTTGCTGATAGTTATGCCTCTTGTTTTGGCACAGCCTGCACTACTTTACATCGTGCCTTCTGTTATTGGATCAGTCGCAGTGCATTGTCTTTGGAATGGTGAAGTAAAAGAGGTTAGTTATGAATCTTATGATTCCTTCTGCATTTTCTCATCTGGTTGGTTGTTATAAACACattagctctttttttttttaaaggagaTAGCAACATAGATTGAAAACAAATTCCTCAATACTCAGATGGCTAAAATGATTGGGTATTTGTAGTTAATGGTTCTTAATGTGGATCTCAACAATTTGACAGGAAAAATCTgtcaaaatatgataaaaatattttaactttgGTGACAACTTAATAGAGAACAACTAAAACACCATAAGAATAAATTAGATTATATAACGGATGCATAAAACATGTATAGGCATCAAGGCAATTCTTtcaggacaaaaaaaaaatgaagcagccAATTTCATGGTTATATGTGCATCAAGTGAGAAAGTTAAGAGCTTTGAGGTTGGGAGAGTTTGAAATATGTGAGGATTTGAAGACAGCAAAAGGAAGATAGGGAGTGCCTTGAATGATGCATATCAGCTAAAAGTTGCTGAGACATCTAAATTATGAAGTAGATCGTTTCACAATACATTATAGAAGCTTTCAGGACAACCTTTGGAGAGTGTCATcgtttttctaattttcaaacCTGAAAGATTGTGAAACTGAAAATATTCCTCTAAATTAGAAAGTCTGAATCATCAAAAGATATTTAAATGGCAATATACTGCAGATTCTTAAAAGTTGGATATGTTTGCTATTATTTCACCTTTTGTGGCCTATGATCCTTAAGGTCCAAGTCATCAGGTTGAGCATTTAATTGTGGCGAGTTTGCTTTTTGTATACATGAGTATCTTCCTTTTAGGTAATTCATGATACGTGTTCATGGTGCCTCTATTTTAACATTTGAGTCTGCTTTCTCTAATTCAATAATTCATTTTTCAGGTGCGATACATGCTTTCATGTTTGCATGTGATGTAACTATGGTTCATATTTTACTTGTCATTCTTACTTCTGTATTATCTCTGTATGGTGCTAAATGAGTATTTTCTCTTTACCAGATATGGGAATTTGATGAATCCAAAGGCTCAGATGATTCAAGTACCGGTGATTCACCAAACCAAGATGGTGAGAGAACTGGTGAGGCAGAATCCAGTAAGAAAACGGAATAGAGAAAGAATATGCTGGTCATGCAAGCTCCGACATATATTGTAATCATGCCATTAGTTGTGATTGACCTCAGTTTACAGTAGGTTACTGAAACAGGTAGGGCCGATTTTATCATCCAATAAAAAAGAGCCCATTTTGAAAGTGGTTACATGTAGGAGGTCAGAGAGTTTTTACATGCAAAAATGTTCTTGTACGTTCAGGAGACCTcatgcaatttttttagttGTACTTTTATTCTTCAAGTTTCTGACTCTATTCAGTTCTCGCAATgtagaaaattttcttatttgtgCTCTGGGCTGAATTGCTGTATTTCTTGTGTTAAGCAGTTGAATTACTTTTTGAGATATTTTGCAGTTCAGATTTTGCGACATTCCCAACCGCGTTACCCATTTGcatgttttttgtgaaattttggtTCCGCCAAAGCATGACTTCTATCATCTTGctctattttctttcattctgaTGTACACCTAATATGCCTAAAATCATTGCTTGGTTTAACTCATGGTGTGGTTGTGCATCTTGGGTTCAAAACCATGCTATCCGCCCTCTTGTCGAGTATATATGCTGTTGCCTCTAGGTTTTTATGGTCGACTGCTCGTCAGACCATACATCTGTGGATGCAGCATTAGCCTTCTTGATTCATTTGTTGTTGGAAAAAATAGCATTACGAGGCTGTAGAACTAAGGTATCTGGTAATGGCTGGAAATGCTTTGGAGCTTATGCAGCAGAAGTGAATTTGTTGTCTTGTTAGTTCATCTTCTGTTGTAGGCTTCAATTTGGAGTTCTGTTGCTGTAGCAATGACAATTCATCCTGGTTGGTGGTGCCGTGGTGTCACAGTTTTGTCCATGCAATCTATTTggatatattattttttccttgctAAATCCAACTTACAGTTGTGGTCTAGTCTGTGTATTCGAATTACCCAAAACCGGCACACATCAattaatgcaaaaaatgaatggctgaaCATGAAACAATTCTTGGCCAGCAAACTGACTTGTAGATTTTTTTAATGCCGAACGCATCTATGCCATCGGATTGGTTCGAGAAAACCTGGATTAAAAAGAattagaaattttgtttctgCTATGCTTCGGCAATTTGTCCAACACTGAACTAAAGACGTCCAACTTATGGGTTGGTTTATTTACTATCAACTCATTGCCGTG
This genomic interval carries:
- the LOC116260732 gene encoding signal peptide peptidase 2; this translates as MTRSERLANFALLGLTLAPLVFKINPNVNVILTACLAVYVGCHRSVKPTPPTETMSKEHAMRFPLIGSAMLLSLFLLFKFLSKDLVNAVLTLYFFVLGIIALSATLLPSIKRFLPNHWNDNAICWHLPYFHSVEVEFTRSQIVASIPGTFFCAWYASKKHWLANNVLGLAFCIQGIEMLSLGSFMIGCILLSGLFVYDIFWVFFTPVMVSVAKSFDAPIKLLFPTSDAARPYSMLGLGDIVIPGIFVALALRFDMSRGKDKRYFISSFIGYTVGLTLTIIVMNWFQAAQPALLYIVPSVIGSVAVHCLWNGEVKEIWEFDESKGSDDSSTGDSPNQDGERTGEAESSKKTE